A window of the Bradyrhizobium ottawaense genome harbors these coding sequences:
- a CDS encoding AAA family ATPase translates to MHVIKNGKVYNDETGNLTKTSVENGITYDDDDNVVVMRALSFKTFAEFADEEPKNWLIEGVIALDEDSTWFGKDGGGKSTLIDDIAVHVASRRDWRGHKFNRDETESCGVIIFATERAALHRRRLEAYKIRDNLPGNLPIAVIAESINLCDPDCVEIVSDTIYDFERKNNCTVGLVIIDSWSKALGGCDENLAATQNYACGNLTKIRDRHFNNRFHFLTVGHPGKDGTKGERGNSAKRAHMDLAVCINKGVAEVVKANDIVLGALATFEPQEFTVTRGAEKVGTYDIPERSFTVSILAPYSPAAAPVTREARPLVFEPTGKNAEALAVLKRVIASHGQDGAVSMDLWKAELFNADLLPGKNPRVPFARFKNSLRQHIIADNNFVRLNSQSQQTHRPSHSLHP, encoded by the coding sequence ATGCACGTCATCAAAAACGGCAAAGTATATAACGACGAAACCGGCAATCTCACTAAAACGTCCGTTGAGAACGGAATCACCTACGACGACGACGATAATGTTGTCGTCATGCGAGCACTCAGTTTCAAGACCTTTGCGGAATTCGCGGATGAAGAGCCTAAGAATTGGCTAATCGAGGGCGTCATCGCGCTAGATGAGGACTCGACTTGGTTCGGTAAAGATGGCGGCGGAAAGTCGACCCTTATCGATGACATCGCCGTTCACGTCGCAAGCCGCCGCGATTGGCGCGGTCACAAATTCAATCGCGACGAAACAGAAAGTTGTGGCGTTATCATTTTCGCCACGGAGCGGGCGGCGCTGCACCGACGACGGTTGGAGGCGTACAAAATCCGCGACAACTTGCCGGGCAACTTGCCGATTGCCGTCATTGCGGAATCTATCAACCTTTGTGATCCTGATTGTGTCGAGATCGTATCGGACACGATTTACGATTTCGAACGGAAAAATAACTGCACTGTTGGACTGGTCATAATCGACTCGTGGTCGAAAGCCTTGGGCGGATGCGACGAAAATCTAGCAGCGACGCAAAATTATGCCTGCGGAAACCTCACGAAAATTCGCGATCGCCATTTTAACAACCGCTTTCACTTTCTGACGGTCGGTCATCCCGGCAAAGACGGTACGAAGGGCGAAAGAGGCAACTCCGCCAAACGCGCCCACATGGACCTTGCGGTTTGCATCAATAAGGGAGTGGCGGAAGTCGTCAAAGCCAATGACATAGTCTTGGGCGCCCTTGCGACTTTCGAGCCGCAAGAGTTCACGGTAACTCGGGGCGCCGAGAAGGTCGGCACGTATGACATTCCGGAAAGGTCGTTTACCGTTTCCATCCTTGCACCCTATTCGCCTGCCGCCGCTCCGGTGACCAGGGAAGCTCGCCCATTGGTTTTCGAACCGACCGGCAAGAATGCCGAGGCGCTTGCGGTGCTCAAACGAGTGATCGCCTCGCATGGCCAAGACGGTGCGGTGTCCATGGACCTTTGGAAGGCCGAACTTTTCAACGCCGACTTGCTCCCCGGCAAAAATCCGCGAGTACCGTTCGCGCGATTCAAGAACTCACTCAGGCAACACATAATTGCTGACAATAATTTTGTCAGACTCAACTCTCAATCCCAACAAACCCATCGTCCGTCACATTCACTACACCCCTAA
- a CDS encoding helix-turn-helix transcriptional regulator produces the protein MDESFTIKEFCAAEKISRAFFYKLDKQGKAPQTYPLGSNRRISRDAHVAWRTARQNEAA, from the coding sequence ATGGACGAGTCTTTCACAATCAAAGAATTCTGCGCAGCCGAGAAAATCTCTCGGGCATTCTTCTACAAGTTGGACAAGCAGGGCAAGGCGCCGCAGACGTATCCGCTCGGCAGCAATCGCCGTATTAGCCGTGACGCCCACGTTGCCTGGCGCACCGCCCGCCAAAACGAAGCCGCCTGA
- a CDS encoding LysE family translocator, whose protein sequence is MLDSQTFPLFLAAALLVALTPGPGIFYVAARTLAGGRSEGLASSFGTGVGGFVHVIAATVGVSAVVMASAEAFTVLKIAGAVYLIWLGIKRMSGAVMFGLGASLLIARRDS, encoded by the coding sequence ATGCTCGACTCCCAGACGTTCCCGCTGTTCTTGGCAGCGGCGCTCTTGGTTGCGCTTACGCCAGGACCCGGGATATTCTACGTTGCAGCCCGAACCCTTGCAGGCGGCCGTTCGGAAGGGCTCGCATCAAGCTTTGGCACCGGTGTCGGTGGCTTTGTGCATGTTATCGCTGCGACCGTCGGGGTGTCGGCGGTTGTCATGGCGAGCGCGGAGGCGTTCACCGTGCTCAAAATTGCAGGTGCGGTCTACCTGATCTGGCTCGGCATCAAACGCATGTCGGGTGCAGTCATGTTCGGACTCGGGGCTTCACTGCTCATTGCGCGGCGGGATAGTTAA
- a CDS encoding helix-turn-helix domain-containing protein: MKAGALVARNIRRLRVARGLSQEVLAVDAQIDRTYVSRLERGLENPSVAVLERLAKALSANIEDLFRVPRAGEAAPRPLKGGRRPKS, encoded by the coding sequence ATGAAAGCAGGCGCTCTTGTCGCTAGAAACATTCGTCGGTTGAGGGTCGCGCGGGGACTGTCGCAGGAAGTCTTGGCGGTAGATGCTCAGATTGATCGAACTTATGTTAGTCGCCTTGAACGCGGTCTTGAGAATCCAAGCGTGGCCGTTCTTGAACGCCTTGCCAAAGCGCTATCCGCCAATATTGAGGACTTGTTTAGGGTGCCTCGCGCCGGCGAAGCTGCCCCTCGGCCGTTGAAGGGCGGTCGACGGCCAAAAAGTTAG